From a single Streptomyces sp. 1331.2 genomic region:
- a CDS encoding (2Fe-2S) ferredoxin domain-containing protein: protein MSRRDRDRDGAARGSERSSERAGGRKRGAASPVTVTVCRGCCCGTEAKHPGVDHAGQYERLRTAVGSAGRVRAVKCLDVCTQSNVVVVGPSSEGRAAGGRPVWLGFVLMDEMIDDIAAWVQAGGPGLADPPGLLDLQLISVSRRVREALPD from the coding sequence ATGAGCCGCCGAGACCGCGACCGCGACGGTGCCGCCCGGGGCAGTGAACGGAGCAGCGAACGGGCCGGTGGCCGGAAGCGGGGCGCCGCCTCCCCGGTGACCGTCACCGTCTGCCGCGGATGCTGCTGCGGCACCGAGGCGAAGCACCCCGGCGTCGACCACGCGGGGCAGTACGAGCGGCTGCGGACGGCGGTGGGCTCGGCGGGCCGGGTCCGGGCCGTCAAGTGCCTGGACGTGTGCACCCAGTCGAACGTGGTGGTGGTCGGCCCCTCCAGCGAGGGCCGGGCGGCGGGCGGCCGGCCGGTCTGGCTCGGCTTCGTGCTGATGGACGAGATGATCGACGACATAGCCGCCTGGGTGCAGGCGGGCGGCCCGGGCCTCGCCGACCCGCCCGGTCTGCTCGACCTCCAGCTGATCTCGGTCTCCCGCCGGGTCCGCGAGGCGCTGCCCGACTGA
- a CDS encoding YnfA family protein, translated as MTVLRSVALFLLAALAEIGGCWLVWQSVREQRPWWLAGVGVVALGAYGFVAALQPDSHFGRVLAAYGGVFVAGSLLWGVLVDGFRPTRYDVLGALVCLAGVAVIMYGPRR; from the coding sequence ATGACCGTCCTGCGTTCCGTCGCCCTGTTCCTGCTCGCCGCGCTCGCCGAGATCGGCGGCTGCTGGCTGGTCTGGCAGAGCGTGCGCGAGCAACGGCCGTGGTGGCTGGCCGGGGTGGGGGTGGTGGCGCTCGGGGCGTACGGCTTCGTCGCGGCCCTGCAGCCGGACAGCCACTTCGGCCGGGTGCTGGCCGCGTACGGCGGGGTGTTCGTGGCCGGCTCGCTGCTGTGGGGCGTGCTGGTGGACGGCTTCCGGCCGACCCGCTACGACGTGCTGGGCGCGCTGGTCTGCCTGGCCGGGGTCGCCGTGATCATGTACGGGCCGCGCCGCTGA
- a CDS encoding HoxN/HupN/NixA family nickel/cobalt transporter, whose protein sequence is MTAPRWRDRLTREEWMRLAGMGGFILALHVIGWFTLLALVAPERYDVGGQVFGAGMGLTAYTLGMRHAFDADHIAAIDNTTRKLMGQGKRPLSVGFWFSLGHSSIVFGLCALLAFGIRSLADQVEADDSTLHEMTGLIGVTVSGTFLLLLGLINLGAFNGILKVFRKMREGEYDEAELERQLERRGLMNRILGRVTRAVTKPWHMYPVGLLFGLGFDTATEVSLLVLAGGAAAFSLPWYALLTLPILFAAGMSLLDTIDGSFMNFAYEWAFSKPVRKIYYNLTVTGLSVLVALVIGSIELIGLLGEKLDITSGPVAWIGALDLNFVGYAIVGLFVLTWAAAIAYWKFGNVEEKWSAGLAAGAAAESE, encoded by the coding sequence ATGACCGCCCCCCGCTGGCGCGACCGGCTCACCCGTGAGGAGTGGATGCGCCTGGCCGGAATGGGCGGGTTCATCCTCGCGCTGCACGTCATCGGCTGGTTCACCCTGCTCGCGCTGGTCGCGCCCGAGCGCTACGACGTCGGCGGCCAGGTGTTCGGTGCGGGCATGGGCCTGACCGCCTACACCCTCGGCATGCGGCACGCCTTCGACGCCGACCACATCGCCGCGATCGACAACACCACCCGCAAGCTGATGGGCCAGGGCAAGCGGCCGCTGTCGGTCGGCTTCTGGTTCTCGCTCGGGCACTCCTCGATCGTCTTCGGCCTCTGCGCGCTGCTGGCCTTCGGCATCCGCTCGCTGGCCGACCAGGTCGAGGCCGACGACTCGACGCTGCACGAGATGACCGGCCTGATCGGCGTCACCGTCTCCGGCACCTTCCTGCTGCTCCTCGGCCTGATCAACCTGGGTGCCTTCAACGGCATCCTCAAGGTCTTCCGCAAGATGCGCGAGGGCGAGTACGACGAGGCCGAGCTGGAGCGCCAGCTGGAGCGGCGCGGGCTGATGAACCGCATCCTCGGCCGGGTCACCCGGGCCGTCACCAAGCCGTGGCACATGTACCCGGTGGGCCTGCTGTTCGGCCTGGGCTTCGACACCGCCACCGAGGTGTCCCTGCTGGTGCTGGCGGGCGGCGCGGCGGCCTTCTCGCTGCCCTGGTACGCGCTGCTCACGCTGCCGATCCTGTTCGCGGCCGGGATGAGCCTGCTGGACACCATCGACGGCTCGTTCATGAACTTCGCGTACGAGTGGGCCTTCTCCAAGCCCGTCCGCAAGATCTACTACAACCTGACCGTCACCGGGCTCTCGGTGCTGGTGGCGCTGGTCATCGGCTCGATCGAGCTGATCGGCCTGCTCGGCGAGAAGCTGGACATCACCAGCGGGCCGGTCGCCTGGATCGGCGCGCTGGACCTCAACTTCGTCGGCTACGCCATCGTCGGACTGTTCGTGCTCACCTGGGCCGCGGCGATCGCCTACTGGAAGTTCGGCAACGTCGAGGAGAAGTGGTCGGCCGGGCTGGCGGCCGGCGCCGCGGCCGAGTCCGAGTAG
- a CDS encoding GNAT family N-acetyltransferase, whose amino-acid sequence MTEPDIRELVRMWVSGWTVSRGAAEPVDQPWGWTIDVGAPDREVGRHVLPEPTEAEVRKIAEATTAPTTWLKLFAEDAMVRPWLGPRWRLDGPAFLMTVPLAPERPAVPAGHTVTTWERGGVLRVLVRTEAGHLAARGQAGLAGPVAVPDQITTAPEFRRRGLGAVVMRTLQSAAYEAGARTGVLVGTPEGRALYTALGWTTHSPMASLVLEPESGVS is encoded by the coding sequence ATGACGGAACCGGACATCAGAGAGCTGGTCCGGATGTGGGTCTCGGGCTGGACCGTCTCGCGCGGCGCCGCCGAGCCGGTGGACCAGCCGTGGGGCTGGACCATCGACGTCGGCGCACCCGACCGCGAGGTGGGCCGGCACGTGCTGCCCGAGCCGACCGAGGCCGAGGTCCGCAAGATCGCCGAGGCCACCACCGCGCCGACCACCTGGCTGAAGCTGTTCGCCGAGGACGCCATGGTGCGCCCCTGGCTCGGCCCGCGGTGGCGGCTGGACGGCCCGGCCTTCCTGATGACCGTCCCGCTCGCCCCCGAACGGCCCGCGGTCCCGGCCGGCCACACCGTGACCACCTGGGAGCGGGGCGGCGTCCTGCGGGTGCTGGTGCGCACCGAGGCCGGGCACCTGGCCGCCCGCGGCCAGGCGGGCCTGGCCGGCCCGGTGGCCGTGCCGGACCAGATCACCACCGCACCCGAGTTCCGCCGCCGGGGCCTGGGCGCCGTGGTGATGCGGACGCTGCAGTCCGCCGCGTACGAGGCGGGCGCCCGCACCGGCGTGCTGGTCGGCACCCCGGAGGGCCGGGCGCTCTACACCGCGCTCGGCTGGACCACCCACTCCCCGATGGCGAGCCTGGTCCTGGAGCCGGAGTCCGGAGTGTCCTAG
- a CDS encoding pyridoxal phosphate-dependent aminotransferase, with product MEFRQSSKLNDVCYEIRGPVVDQANALEEAGHSVLRLNTGNPAPFGFEAPEEILQDIIRNLPKAHGYSDSRGILPARRAVVQYYQQRGVQGVTVNDVYLGNGVSELIQMAVTALVDDGDEVLVPMPDYPLWTAVVRLAGGKAVHYLCDEEAEWYPDLDDIAAKITARTKAIVVINPNNPTGAVYPKELLEGILDLARRHQLMVLADEIYDKILYDDTEHHCLAALADDVLTLTFNGLSKAYRVAGFRSGWLVVSGPKQHATDYLEGLTMLSGMRLCPNVPAQYAVQAALGGHQSINDLVLPGGRLTEQRDIAVKALNEIPGVSCVKPKGALYAFARLDPAVHRIVDDERFVLDLLLREKIHVVQGTGFNWPRPDHFRFVTLPRADDLETAINRIGRFLATYRQV from the coding sequence ATGGAGTTTCGGCAGTCCAGCAAGCTGAATGACGTGTGCTACGAGATCCGCGGCCCGGTGGTCGACCAGGCCAACGCGCTGGAGGAGGCCGGGCACAGCGTGCTGCGGCTGAACACCGGCAACCCGGCGCCGTTCGGCTTCGAGGCGCCCGAGGAGATCCTCCAGGACATCATCCGCAACCTGCCCAAGGCGCACGGCTACAGCGACTCGCGCGGCATCCTGCCGGCCCGCCGCGCGGTGGTGCAGTACTACCAGCAGCGCGGGGTCCAGGGCGTCACCGTCAACGACGTCTACCTCGGCAACGGCGTCTCCGAGCTGATCCAGATGGCCGTCACCGCGCTGGTGGACGACGGCGACGAGGTGCTCGTGCCGATGCCCGACTACCCGCTCTGGACGGCCGTGGTGCGGCTGGCCGGTGGCAAGGCCGTGCACTACCTGTGCGACGAAGAGGCCGAGTGGTACCCGGACCTGGACGACATCGCCGCCAAGATCACCGCCCGCACCAAGGCGATCGTCGTCATCAACCCCAACAACCCCACCGGCGCCGTCTACCCGAAGGAACTGCTGGAGGGCATCCTCGACCTCGCCCGCCGCCACCAGCTGATGGTCCTGGCCGACGAGATCTACGACAAGATCCTCTACGACGACACCGAGCACCACTGCCTGGCCGCCCTCGCCGACGACGTGCTCACCCTCACCTTCAACGGGCTCTCCAAGGCCTACCGGGTGGCCGGCTTCCGCAGCGGCTGGCTGGTCGTCTCCGGGCCCAAGCAGCACGCCACCGACTACCTGGAGGGCCTGACCATGCTCTCCGGCATGCGGCTGTGCCCCAACGTGCCCGCCCAGTACGCCGTCCAGGCCGCGCTCGGCGGCCACCAGTCCATCAACGACCTGGTGCTGCCCGGCGGCCGGCTGACCGAGCAGCGCGACATCGCGGTCAAGGCGCTCAACGAGATCCCCGGCGTCAGCTGCGTCAAGCCCAAGGGCGCGCTGTACGCCTTCGCCAGGCTCGACCCGGCCGTCCACCGGATCGTCGACGACGAGCGGTTCGTGCTGGACCTGCTGCTGCGCGAGAAGATCCACGTCGTCCAGGGCACCGGCTTCAACTGGCCGCGCCCGGACCACTTCCGCTTCGTCACCCTGCCCCGCGCCGACGACCTGGAGACGGCCATCAACCGGATCGGTCGCTTCCTGGCGACGTACCGCCAGGTCTGA
- a CDS encoding SGNH/GDSL hydrolase family protein has protein sequence MLRPARKSRHLRNSTALAAVALGAALALTSTSAQAATPAPKHYVALGDSYAAGAGVPGQSAGLCLRSDHNYGHLVAAALDAGAYTDVTCAAAKVKAMTQPQYDAFIRVNDPQLDALTPDTDLVSLGIGGNDLAASDLGLGELVATCIAGAVVNPLGTPCKDVYHHGYWDWRTWSWQYGNDDLAERITDTIAPQIATTLRQIHAKAPRAKVLLVGYPSVLPADGSTCILRQPVTPGDVEYMHGVLDKLNAALKATAAAGGATYVDTATPTRGHDVCSDDRWIEGALPGSPAVPFHPNATGEKVMADAVLAALR, from the coding sequence GTGCTCCGCCCTGCCCGGAAATCCCGGCACCTCCGGAATTCCACCGCCCTCGCCGCGGTCGCCCTCGGTGCCGCACTGGCACTCACCTCGACCAGCGCCCAGGCCGCCACCCCCGCCCCGAAGCACTACGTGGCGCTCGGCGACTCCTACGCCGCCGGCGCCGGCGTGCCCGGCCAGTCGGCCGGCCTCTGCCTGCGCTCCGACCACAACTACGGCCACCTGGTCGCCGCGGCCCTCGACGCCGGCGCGTACACCGACGTCACCTGCGCCGCCGCCAAGGTCAAGGCGATGACGCAGCCCCAGTACGACGCCTTCATCAGGGTCAACGACCCCCAGCTGGACGCGCTGACCCCCGACACCGACCTGGTCAGCCTCGGGATCGGCGGCAACGACCTCGCGGCCAGCGACCTCGGCCTCGGCGAACTGGTCGCCACCTGCATCGCCGGAGCGGTCGTCAACCCGCTCGGCACGCCCTGCAAGGACGTCTACCACCACGGCTACTGGGACTGGCGCACCTGGTCCTGGCAGTACGGCAACGACGACCTCGCCGAGCGGATCACCGACACCATCGCCCCGCAGATCGCCACCACCCTCCGGCAGATCCACGCCAAGGCGCCCAGGGCCAAGGTGCTGCTGGTCGGCTACCCCTCCGTGCTGCCCGCCGACGGCTCCACCTGCATCCTGCGCCAGCCGGTCACCCCGGGCGACGTCGAGTACATGCACGGCGTCCTCGACAAGCTGAACGCCGCGCTCAAGGCCACCGCGGCGGCCGGCGGCGCGACCTACGTCGACACGGCGACGCCGACCCGCGGGCACGACGTCTGCTCGGACGACCGCTGGATCGAGGGCGCACTGCCCGGCTCGCCCGCCGTGCCGTTCCACCCGAACGCGACCGGCGAGAAGGTGATGGCCGACGCGGTGCTCGCCGCGCTGCGCTGA
- a CDS encoding purple acid phosphatase family protein: MDIPNMGVPAKLADRMSMAEQHEYLRARFSRRRMLRAGAVTVGAVAVGGALGSGTAFAAPAGPQLLTGGTTDGIDGALVAPIGRHLQFGPEPDTQFRVSWQVPAPVKKPFLRFGKHPWELSHKVQAEVRALHTPALTPTGQPVDQYYLHVALEDLHPDTTYYYGVGHDGFDPASQQQISTLHTFRTAPSRDHRWGKVYEPFTFTAFGDQGVSSHAAGNDHIIKAQKPAFHLHAGDICYADPAGSGTDPDKSVFNAKTWDDFLVQTETVAAEIPWMVAYGNHDVEAWYSPNGYGGENARFFLPNNGPDPRAVPGVYTFRYKNVGVISLDANDVSYEIPANLGVSANKQTAWLERTLKDLRSDETVDFVVVFFHHCAFSTTVAHASEGGVREAWVPLFEKYRVDLVINGHNHIYERTDAILGNKVSKQVPSGATIEPEKDGVVYVTAGAAGRSLYKFDVPDTYEGHENHQDEVKTYYWGKGRVKVPETIQWSRVRYTGYSFIKVDVTPARLGQKSVMKVTALAEDGTQIDNYSILRKVGEGWDSGRDDDGEGGGWGW, translated from the coding sequence ATGGATATCCCCAACATGGGCGTGCCGGCCAAGCTCGCCGACCGCATGAGCATGGCCGAGCAGCACGAGTACCTGCGGGCCCGTTTCTCCCGCCGCCGGATGCTGCGCGCCGGGGCCGTGACCGTCGGCGCCGTCGCCGTCGGCGGTGCCCTGGGCAGCGGTACCGCCTTCGCCGCTCCCGCCGGTCCGCAGCTGCTGACGGGCGGCACGACGGACGGCATCGACGGCGCGCTGGTCGCGCCGATCGGCCGTCACCTCCAGTTCGGCCCCGAGCCGGACACCCAGTTCCGCGTCTCCTGGCAGGTCCCGGCGCCGGTCAAGAAGCCCTTCCTGCGCTTCGGCAAGCACCCGTGGGAGCTGAGCCACAAGGTCCAGGCCGAGGTCCGCGCCCTGCACACCCCCGCGCTGACCCCGACCGGCCAGCCGGTGGACCAGTACTACCTGCACGTGGCGCTGGAGGACCTGCACCCCGACACCACCTACTACTACGGTGTCGGCCACGACGGCTTCGACCCGGCCTCGCAGCAGCAGATCTCCACCCTGCACACCTTCCGCACCGCGCCCTCCCGCGACCACCGCTGGGGCAAGGTGTACGAGCCGTTCACCTTCACCGCCTTCGGCGACCAGGGCGTCAGCTCGCACGCGGCGGGCAACGACCACATCATCAAGGCTCAGAAGCCGGCCTTCCACCTGCACGCCGGCGACATCTGCTACGCCGACCCGGCCGGTTCCGGCACCGACCCGGACAAGTCCGTCTTCAACGCGAAGACCTGGGACGACTTCCTGGTGCAGACCGAGACGGTCGCCGCCGAGATCCCGTGGATGGTCGCCTACGGCAACCACGACGTCGAGGCCTGGTACTCGCCCAACGGCTACGGCGGCGAGAACGCCCGCTTCTTCCTGCCGAACAACGGGCCGGACCCGCGCGCCGTCCCCGGCGTCTACACCTTCCGCTACAAGAACGTCGGCGTCATCTCCCTGGACGCCAACGACGTCTCCTACGAGATCCCGGCCAACCTGGGCGTCTCGGCGAACAAGCAGACCGCGTGGCTGGAGCGCACCCTCAAGGACCTGCGCAGCGACGAGACCGTCGACTTCGTCGTGGTCTTCTTCCACCACTGCGCCTTCTCCACCACCGTCGCGCACGCCTCCGAGGGCGGTGTCCGCGAGGCCTGGGTGCCGCTGTTCGAGAAGTACCGGGTGGACCTGGTCATCAACGGCCACAACCACATCTACGAGCGCACCGACGCCATCCTGGGCAACAAGGTCTCGAAGCAGGTGCCGAGCGGCGCCACCATCGAGCCCGAGAAGGACGGCGTGGTCTACGTGACCGCGGGTGCGGCCGGCCGCAGCCTGTACAAGTTCGACGTGCCGGACACCTACGAGGGGCACGAGAACCACCAGGACGAGGTCAAGACCTACTACTGGGGCAAGGGCCGGGTGAAGGTCCCCGAGACCATCCAGTGGTCGCGGGTGCGCTACACCGGCTACTCCTTCATCAAGGTCGACGTCACCCCGGCGCGCCTGGGCCAGAAGTCGGTCATGAAGGTCACCGCGCTGGCCGAGGACGGCACGCAGATCGACAACTACTCGATCCTGCGCAAGGTCGGCGAGGGCTGGGACTCGGGCCGCGACGACGACGGCGAGGGCGGCGGCTGGGGCTGGTAG
- a CDS encoding SGNH/GDSL hydrolase family protein has protein sequence MCDDLLPDGHYQGWADRVARALAAEHAEHAERAERAEPAGQSGQAGQSGPADGGFRYANLAVRGKLIGQIHAEQLAPAAAMGAELVTLAGGLNDVLRPGCDIDRVERLLGDCVRELRAAGSTVVLFTSTDPTRRMAGSARLLPTILRMKGFVQELGRQDGIVVVDLFSAPCFDDRRLWAEDRLHLSPEGHRRVAEGVLEALGRPATFDWRAPLPAAAPPGRTERLRDDARWLRSHLGPWIGRRLTGRSSGDGRPPKRAELLPYG, from the coding sequence ATGTGCGACGACCTGCTGCCCGACGGCCACTACCAGGGCTGGGCCGACCGGGTCGCCCGGGCCCTGGCGGCGGAACACGCGGAGCACGCGGAGCGGGCGGAGCGGGCGGAACCGGCAGGGCAGTCGGGGCAGGCGGGGCAGTCCGGGCCGGCGGACGGCGGCTTCCGGTACGCCAACCTCGCCGTCCGCGGCAAGCTCATCGGCCAGATCCACGCCGAGCAGCTGGCCCCCGCCGCCGCCATGGGCGCCGAACTCGTCACCCTGGCCGGCGGCCTCAACGACGTGCTGCGCCCCGGCTGCGACATCGACCGGGTCGAGCGGCTGCTCGGCGACTGCGTGCGCGAACTGCGCGCCGCCGGTTCCACCGTCGTCCTGTTCACCAGCACCGACCCCACCCGGCGGATGGCCGGCAGCGCCCGGCTGCTGCCCACCATCCTGCGGATGAAGGGCTTCGTGCAGGAGCTCGGCCGACAGGACGGCATCGTCGTCGTCGACCTCTTCTCCGCGCCCTGCTTCGACGACCGGCGGCTCTGGGCCGAGGACCGCCTGCACCTGTCCCCCGAGGGCCACCGGCGGGTCGCCGAAGGCGTACTGGAAGCACTCGGCCGCCCCGCCACCTTCGACTGGCGTGCCCCGCTGCCCGCCGCCGCCCCGCCCGGCCGCACCGAGCGGCTGCGGGACGACGCCCGCTGGCTGCGCAGTCACCTCGGTCCGTGGATCGGCCGCCGGCTCACCGGCCGCTCCTCCGGCGACGGCCGCCCGCCGAAGCGGGCTGAGCTGCTGCCGTACGGCTGA